GATGGGCCTTTGTCAGGTTTTAAACCACACTGACGAATTTTTAGAATTCGGTCGAAACGAAATCGATTGTTTGAAATCGATATTAGCAACGATGGCAAATCGGATTGAAAAATTCGAGCAAATTGAGTCACAAGTTTTTAAAAATTCTCTTCATACAACTTCTGGAGATACGCAATGAATCTTGAAACTTTTGAACTGATAATTAGATATGCGGTAATCGTAACTTTATTCAGCTGGTTTTTGTTGGCTGTTGTTTGTCGCGTGATCATCGATTATATAACTTTCTTTTCCTCATGGTTTAAATCTGATTCAGAACAGATATCATTACAAAAACATGTAACAGATGCCCTTAGTTACGAAGGGCCGTTTAAAAATAGGGTAATGGCTAAGGCACTGCTTAGAATGGCAAGGGATATAGATTCCTTAAAGAAATCCAGATGAAAATAGTAACATCCTATCATTATAAAACCGATAAACTGCTGGCGGACGGGTTCGTTGTTTTTAATATTTCCCGATTTTCTCCTCGCTGGGTTGCAAAGGGAAAACAGATTCAATTTAAGGTGCTGGCTCCATCTACAGAAATGCTAAACGAAGGATACGATTGGGAAGAATTCGATTCTAATTTAGAAAAATTGAATGCTACAGAAATAATAGAACAACTCAAAACGCTCTCCAACGGTAATCCAGTCGCGTTATGTTGTTATGAAAAAGACACCACGCAATGTCATAGATCTCGCGTAGCTCTTTGGTTATCTAAAAACGGGTTCTATGTAGATGAATATAGGGAGCATAAAACAGTAAAATGAAGGCCTTATCGATCCAACAGCCATGGGCGTGGTTAATAATTCGCCCAGATCTTCCTGATCCAAAAGATCGAGCCATCGCATGGAATAACAAAGAAATTAAGGATGTTGAAAATCGTAATTGGAAAACAAATTTTAGAGGGAGATTTTTAATTCATGCCAGTCAAAAATTTGATCACGAAGGATTGGAATATATCCAAAAAAATTACAAACTTTGTTTAAGAATGACCGTCAATGACTTTGACTTTGGATGTATCATTGGCGCGTCTATCTTATCTGATTGCGTTGAGCATTCGGATTCAAAATTTTTCTTCGGAAAATATGGATATATTCTTAACGATTCGAAACCGTTTTTTCCAATTCCGTATAAAGGAAAATTAGGATTTTTTGAAGTAGACATCTAAGTATGATGTCCTGAGACTAAAATTTGGAGAACAACAGGAAATCATATGATCTTACTTGAAGAAATTTTAGATATAACTCTCGAAATAGAGGAACTTCGTAATGAGCTTAATCGATTAGATAAAAAGTTCTATTATAATATCAAAAAACATAATGAAAGGCGAATGCTACTGGTTAAATCCCTAGTGCCGTATTCTATTGGTGATGATATTTTTTTATTAAATCAAAACCATGAGGGATGGTATAGATTAGAAGAAATTT
The nucleotide sequence above comes from Leptospira weilii. Encoded proteins:
- a CDS encoding DUF488 domain-containing protein; the encoded protein is MKIVTSYHYKTDKLLADGFVVFNISRFSPRWVAKGKQIQFKVLAPSTEMLNEGYDWEEFDSNLEKLNATEIIEQLKTLSNGNPVALCCYEKDTTQCHRSRVALWLSKNGFYVDEYREHKTVK